One window of the Chitinivibrionia bacterium genome contains the following:
- the murF gene encoding UDP-N-acetylmuramoyl-tripeptide--D-alanyl-D-alanine ligase: MNDKQKQKTLKNLAFWTMSEISADETLSAKTFNNVWMDSRKLKKGDVFVALKGEAQDGHDYVKSAFDNGAVAAIVEKKWYEENRKNFNEYYLIPVKDTLYSIQKAAQAYRRILRIPVIAIGGSNGKTSTTLMLKTLLSKSFKIGSTIGNFNNHIGVPLSVLSMDGDEEFAIFELGANHCGEIAELTTIIEPDMGVITNIGFDHVGLFGGIEKTAEANFELARAVSIKRGIMLLNGDDERSLAQNEIDMVQSYYFGLEIGNQIRAENLTCNEFGCYSFDYNGFRYEIPMVGAHCVYSLLPALYFAQSFGISPYILQEVVKNELKPANMRGEIEIIAGRKIIADCYNANPSSMAVALKMLDDIPTPANRIAVLGTMGELGEYEEELHKEVGASLVNFKTDKLIAVGERAKTMADAAISAGFAKENVFVCDNAEEAGKLAFDNSGENDLILFKGSRSAELEKAIVVFRTF, from the coding sequence ATGAACGACAAGCAAAAACAGAAAACGCTGAAAAATTTGGCGTTTTGGACAATGTCTGAAATAAGCGCAGACGAAACACTATCCGCAAAAACCTTCAATAATGTTTGGATGGACAGCCGAAAACTCAAAAAAGGCGACGTTTTCGTCGCGCTCAAAGGCGAAGCGCAAGACGGACACGATTACGTTAAATCAGCATTCGATAATGGCGCCGTTGCCGCAATCGTCGAAAAAAAATGGTACGAAGAAAATCGTAAAAATTTTAACGAATATTATCTGATACCCGTCAAAGATACGCTTTATTCCATTCAAAAAGCGGCTCAGGCATATCGCAGGATTTTGCGGATTCCCGTAATTGCAATCGGCGGAAGCAACGGCAAAACAAGCACAACTTTAATGCTTAAAACGCTTCTTTCCAAAAGTTTCAAAATCGGCTCTACCATCGGAAATTTTAATAATCACATAGGCGTTCCCTTGTCGGTATTGTCGATGGACGGCGACGAAGAGTTTGCCATATTTGAACTCGGTGCAAACCACTGCGGAGAAATTGCCGAGCTCACCACGATAATAGAGCCCGATATGGGCGTAATTACAAATATCGGCTTTGACCACGTAGGGCTTTTCGGCGGCATAGAAAAAACCGCCGAAGCAAATTTTGAACTGGCGCGCGCCGTTTCAATAAAGCGCGGTATAATGCTTTTAAACGGCGACGACGAAAGAAGCCTCGCCCAAAACGAAATCGATATGGTGCAATCATACTATTTCGGCTTGGAAATTGGCAATCAAATTCGCGCCGAAAATCTGACTTGCAACGAATTCGGCTGTTATTCCTTTGACTACAACGGTTTTCGCTACGAAATTCCTATGGTGGGGGCGCATTGCGTTTATTCGCTTTTACCTGCGCTTTACTTTGCGCAGTCGTTCGGAATATCTCCGTATATTTTGCAGGAAGTAGTAAAAAACGAACTGAAACCCGCGAATATGCGAGGTGAAATAGAAATTATCGCAGGCAGAAAAATAATCGCCGACTGTTATAACGCAAATCCGTCGTCTATGGCAGTTGCACTAAAAATGCTCGACGATATTCCCACGCCTGCAAATCGAATAGCAGTTTTAGGAACAATGGGCGAACTCGGCGAATACGAAGAAGAACTTCACAAAGAAGTCGGGGCGTCTCTTGTAAATTTTAAGACAGACAAACTTATTGCAGTAGGGGAGCGCGCAAAAACAATGGCGGACGCGGCAATTTCGGCAGGTTTTGCCAAGGAAAACGTGTTTGTTTGCGACAATGCCGAAGAGGCGGGGAAACTTGCGTTTGATAATTCTGGTGAGAACGATTTGATTTTATTTAAGGGGTCTCGCAGTGCGGAATTAGAAAAGGCGATTGTGGTGTTTAGAACGTTTTAA